A part of Arachis hypogaea cultivar Tifrunner chromosome 12, arahy.Tifrunner.gnm2.J5K5, whole genome shotgun sequence genomic DNA contains:
- the LOC112728657 gene encoding probably inactive leucine-rich repeat receptor-like protein kinase At5g48380 translates to MGIILLYIIQAFLCFLLATVFTPGHATLTDIFCLKSIKESLEDPDNYLQSWDFSNYTEGFICRFTGVDCWHPDENRVLNLKLSNMGLKGEFPRGIRNCSSLTGLDLSINHLSGHIPSDISSILTYATTLDLSSNMFSGEIPPSLANCTFLNYLKLDDNKLSGGIPPEFASLRRLKTLSLTNNELSGPVPNFPSGRSVSYGNNRGLCGGPSLLPCSSHKHLHLHLHLTFKVALLLAFVFSFIVCVVVRTMCFRSSSRTRKHMKPAKFNHPDTLKYVCSLIRWKMRPLVYHIRQLLPLHLQHNGTQQIAVLVERLTSTMNLEELNDATESFSIDNAIGVGKMGIMYEGVLANGWHLAVKRLSDSQLFEREVLLEIRILGKLQHRNIVPLLGFCVDNKERILVYQYTSNGRLSKWLHPVESEALILTWPQRIKIALGMARALSWLHNTCNWHVVHLNVSSECVLLDESFEPKLSNFGEAKFMNPNKHDDLGMAFYVEDGKKDVFDLGSVLLELVTGKTLEELVCLSNTADLSVDPSTIYDAIDKSLIGKGFENEVFTLVKVACECIQPFPDDRPTMLQVYNSMTNVWEEKHESIDHSDMLARGLEIVSATTDSSEIVEL, encoded by the exons ATGGGTATTATTCTCCTGTACATCATCCAAGCCTTCTTGTGTTTCTTGCTCGCCACCGTTTTCACACCAGGCCATGCTACTCTCACAGATATATTCTGTTTGAAATCCATCAAGGAGTCCTTGGAAGATCCAGATAACTACTTACAATCCTGGGACTTCAGCAACTACACCGAAGGTTTCATATGTAGATTTACTGGTGTTGATTGCTGGCATCCCGATGAAAATAGAGTGCTCAATCTGAAACTATCGAACATGGGTCTCAAGGGGGAGTTCCCGCGGGGCATTCGGAATTGTTCATCTTTGACTGGCTTGGACCTTTCTATAAACCACTTATCGGGACACATCCCTTCTGATATATCATCAATCCTCACTTATGCTACCACCCTTGATCTCTCAAGTAACATGTTCAGCGGAGAGATTCCACCATCTTTGGCTAACTGCACTTTCCTGAATTATCTCAAGCTTGATGACAACAAGCTCAGTGGTGGAATCCCACCAGAATTTGCGAGTCTCCGCAGGCTTAAGACACTGTCTTTGACCAATAATGAGTTGTCAGGACCAGTACCTAACTTCCCAAGTGGTCGAAGTGTTAGCTATGGTAATAATAGAGGGCTTTGTGGAGGGCCTTCTTTGTTACCGTGCTCCTCGCACAAGCACCTCCACCTGCACCTGCACCTAACATTTAAGGTTGCCCTCctccttgcttttgttttctccTTCATCGTTTGTGTTGTTGTGCGCACTATGTGCTTCCGTTCTTCTTCTAGGACTAGGAAACACATGAAGCCCGCCAAATTCAACCACCCAGATACATTGAAATATGTTTGTTCCCTCATAAGGTGGAAGATGCGACCGCTTGTTTATCACATACGCCAACTGCTACCTCTGCACTTGCAACACAATGGAACCCAACAG ATAGCGGTACTAGTGGAAAGATTGACATCCACTATGAACTTAGAAGAACTCAATGATGCTACCGAAAGCTTTTCTATTGACAATGCCATAGGGGTGGGAAAAATGGGAATAATGTATGAGGGAGTACTAGCTAATGGTTGGCACCTTGCTGTTAAGAGGCTATCAGATTCTCAACTGTTTGAGAGAGAAGTTCTTTTAGAGATAAGGATTCTTGGGAAGCTTCAACACAGAAACATAGTTCCTCTGCTTGGATTCTGTGTGGATAATAAGGAAAGGATTCTGGTGTACCAATATACATCAAATGGAAGACTTTCCAAATGGTTGCATCCTGTGGAATCTGAGGCTCTGATATTGACATGGCCACAGAGGATCAAGATTGCACTTGGTATGGCTAGAGCCTTATCTTGGCTTCATAACACTTGCAATTGGCATGTTGTCCATCTTAATGTATCTTCTGAGTGTGTCTTGCTTGATGAGAGTTTTGAACCAAAACTATCAAATTTTGGAGAGGCTAAGTTTATGAACCCCAACAAGCATGATGATCTAGGCATGGCATTTTATGTAGAGGATGGCAAGAAGGATGTTTTTGATCTTGGTAGTGTGCTTCTTGAGCTGGTCACCGGAAAAACATTGGAGGAATTGGTGTGTTTATCTAACACTGCTGACTTATCTGTTGACCCTTCAACTATTTATGATGCAATTGACAAGTCTCTTATtgggaaaggatttgaaaatgaAGTGTTTACTCTTGTCAAAGTTGCTTGTGAGTGTATTCAGCCTTTTCCAGATGATAGGCCAACAATGCTTCAAGTTTACAACAGCATGACCAATGTATGGGAAGAGAAGCATGAGTCTATTGATCATTCTGACATGCTTGCCAGGGGATTAGAAATTGTTTCTGCTACTACGGATAGTAGTGAAATTGTTGAGTTATAA